A window from Primulina huaijiensis isolate GDHJ02 chromosome 11, ASM1229523v2, whole genome shotgun sequence encodes these proteins:
- the LOC140987956 gene encoding signal recognition particle 43 kDa protein, chloroplastic-like, giving the protein MNILQYLSRLKPSSPPLTLVPLPLLSQTHFPISIKTSLDHPKTSTLSLFATLESRASASVPAEEYGDYDADESYGEVNKIIGSRALQNGRGMEYLIEWKDDHAPTWVPSDYVARDVVAEYDSPWWTAAKKADAAALERLIASDDGRDIDAVDQDGRTALLFVSGLGSEECVRLLAEAGANINHRDNSGGLTALHMAAGYVKPGVAKLLLDYGADPELEDDRKQTPLELARSILRVTPKGNPVQFARRLGLENVIKILEDAIYEYSEVEVILERRGKGMNTEYLVMWKDGEANEWVKKGMIGEDLVKDFEAGLEYAVAESILDEREGGEGNKEYLVKWTDMEEPTWEPEENVDPDLIMEFGKGQSSKITELPS; this is encoded by the exons ATGAACATTCTTCAATATCTCTCCCGCCTCAAGCCCTCTTCCCCTCCACTCACACTCGTCCCGCTCCCTCTTCTCTCCCAAACCCACTTCCCAATTTCCATTAAAACCAGTCTTGACCACCCCAAGACTTCTACTTTGTCGCTTTTCGCCACCCTCGAGAGCCGCGCATCAGCATCCGTGCCAGCTGAAGAATATGGTGACTACGATGCAGATGAGAGTTATGGTGAGGTGAACAAGATCATCGGCAGCAGAGCGCTTCAAAATGGCCGCGGGATGGAGTATTTGATTGAGTGGAAAGATGACCATGCTCCAACTTGGGTCCCCTCCGACTATGTAGCCAGAGACGTGGTTGCTGAGTACGACTCTCCTTGGTGGACCGCTGCCAAGAAGGCTGATGCCGCAGCTCTGGAGCGGTTGATTGCATCCGATGATGGAAGGGACATTGATGCCGTCGATCAAGATGGTCGCACTGCACTTTTGTTTGTATCTGGCCTTGGCTCGGAGGAGTGTGTTAGACTTCTGGCGGAGGCTGGAGCTAATATAAACCATAGAGATAACAGCGGTGGCTTGACGGCGTTGCACATGGCCGCCGGCTATGTGAAGCCTGGCGTGGCGAAATTATTGCTTGATTATGGGGCGGACCCAGAATTGGAAGATGATCGAAAGCAGACTCCTTTGGAGTTGGCGAGGAGTATTCTAAGGGTGACACCAAAGGGAAATCCTGTGCAATTTGCTAGGAGATTGGGGCTTGAAAATGTGATAAAGATATTGGAGGATGCGATATATGAGTATTCGGAGGTGGAGGTGATATTGGAGAGAAGAGGGAAGGGGATGAATACGGAATATCTAGTTATGTGGAAAGATGGAGAGGCTAACGAGTGGGTGAAGAAAGGAATGATAGGTGAGGATTTGGTTAAAGATTTTGAGGCTGGGCTTGAATACGCGGTGGCGGAAAGCATTTTAGATGAGAGGGAAGGAGGAGAAGGGAATAAAGAGTATTTGGTAAAATGGACAGATATGGAGGAGCCCACTTGGGAGCCTGAGGAGAATGTTGATCCCGATTTGATCATGGAGTTCGGAAAGGGCCAGTCAAGTAAA ATTACTGAGCTGCCATCTTAA